A window of the Phaseolus vulgaris cultivar G19833 chromosome 5, P. vulgaris v2.0, whole genome shotgun sequence genome harbors these coding sequences:
- the LOC137834907 gene encoding uncharacterized protein has protein sequence MGKAISFFSYCDVFSDHFLTHSRKTKFDLKILREFFFMNEQMMMHHPQIFQDNQNYTVWLNPRPLYPPENAAVLPRPSPAFKPHPGRVNWNKRRDFYRTGSGLGHTFKLGNPNESKQLTANRSAAKGRRIHNPKRTFGRGGGRNRLTPPFAPLNTTSFIIRAKNCGGIAPLVSPAGSLSPAKFDERATEEQWGFNGYGSMKGLIRLRPEKFDSGDSSGPGRFEMVNPNSGEEQNLDKRVDEQDSHLAHLEEENLTLKEKLLFMEKQLGDLRRRVQFLETDGTATHGHREGGAENFSPEMFSQ, from the exons ATGGGCAAAGCAATTAGTTTTTTCTCTTACTGTGACGTTTTCTCAGACCATTTTCTCACTCACTCCAGAAAAACGAAATTTGATCTAAAAATACTcag ggaattttttttcatgaacgaACAAATGATGATGCATCACCCTCAGATCTTTCAGGATAACCAAAACTACACGGTTTGGCTGAATCCCCGGCCGCTGTACCCGCCAGAAAACGCAGCCGTGCTCCCTCGTCCGTCGCCGGCGTTCAAACCCCATCCGGGTCGGGTCAATTGGAATAAAAGAAGAGACTTTTATCGAACCGGGTCGGGTCTGGGTCATACATTCAAACTGGGTAACCCGAACGAGTCGAAACAACTAACTGCGAACCGCTCCGCCGCAAAGGGTCGTCGGATTCACAACCCGAAGCGAACGTTCGGCCGCGGCGGTGGCCGAAACCGACTCACGCCGCCGTTCGCGCCGCTCAACACGACGTCTTTCATAATCCGCGCGAAGAATTGCGGCGGCATCGCGCCGCTGGTTTCGCCGGCAGGATCGCTCTCGCCGGCGAAGTTCGACGAGAGGGCGACGGAGGAGCAGTGGGGCTTCAACGGATACGGCTCCATGAAGGGCCTGATCCGGCTCCGGCCCGAAAAATTCGACTCCGGCGACAGCTCCGGCCCCGGCAGGTTCGAGATGGTGAACCCTAATTCCGGCGAGGAACAGAACTTGGACAAAAGGGTTGATGAACAGGACTCGCATCTCGCGCACCTCGAAGAAGAGAATTTGACGCTGAAAGAGAAACTTTTGTTTATGGAAAAGCAATTGGGTGATTTGAGGAGGAGGGTTCAGTTCTTGGAGACCGACGGAACCGCCACCCACGGCCACCGTGAGGGTGGCGCGGAGAATTTTTCACCGGAGATGTTTTCTCAGTAA
- the LOC137834906 gene encoding isoamylase 2, chloroplastic-like, with the protein MASVVSGFSFSLISFNQHRFGAKCFGFHKSLIQRKHHQLGLQNLFFPFFRNPPSKLCATSLLSIEESEQQVGTVTRPEELKGAVPYLFRTETGGGLVKAYVTNKKDRCFVYIEISSLNVNHYGDSETLVLCWGVYRSYSFCFVDMDSTGLSGNLAKRVNVSRLVQTSVGKFGVELEFEAKYVPLYLSFFLKSSLNGGLAIISHRETNFCVPVGMLPGYPGPLGLSYSPDGSVNFAIFSRHAEGVVLCLYDEKGVEKPALEVDLDPFMNRSGDMWHVSFESVKSYVSYGYRCRGGVHNGDSSAEHVVLDPYAKIVGHSYPGGLGLVQNLGWLRKEPAFDWGGDFHPDLPMEELVVYRLNVKRFTQHKSSQLPSGSAGIFTGLAEKVQHFKDLGVNAVLLEPVFTFDEKKGPYFPSHFFSLMHIYGPSGDPVSTMASMKEMVKTMHANGIEVLMEVVFSNTTEVGALQGIDDSSYYLANGDGDLKIQSALNCNYPIVKNLILDSLRHWVTEFHIDGFSFINASHLLRGFHGEYLSRPPLVEAIAFDPVLSKTKIIADGWDPHDKIVKEIHFPHWMRWAEMNAKFCNDVRNFLRGENLLSNLATRLCGSGDMFSGGRGPAFSFNYIARSGFSLVDLVGFNSDEELSWNCGEEGPTTNMKVVERRSKQIRNFLFILFVSLGVPVVNMGDECGHYSGGFPAYYDIKPITWSSLTTGFGKQISEFIFFMSSLRRRRSDLLQRRRFLKEENIEWYGSDGAPLRWEDPSCKFLAMTLKTESSSDISGDLFIAFNAADHQETTLLPLPPEGMSWYCLVDTTLPINNFFSTSGEIVPEMEAGLFTYTIKSHGCALFEACNRTI; encoded by the coding sequence ATGGCAAGTGTTGTGTCAGGCTTCTCATTCTCACTCATTTCTTTCAATCAACACAGATTCGGAGCCAAATGCTTTGGCTTTCACAAATCCTTGATCCAAAGGAAGCACCACCAACTTGGATTGCAGAACCTCTTTTTCCCCTTTTTTCGAAACCCACCTTCCAAATTGTGTGCCACTTCACTATTGTCCATTGAAGAGTCGGAGCAGCAAGTCGGGACCGTTACCCGACCCGAAGAGCTAAAAGGGGCGGTGCCGTATTTGTTTAGGACGGAAACTGGTGGAGGATTGGTGAAAGCTTATGTCACAAACAAAAAAGATAGGTGTTTTGTTTACATTGAGATTTCTTCGTTGAATGTGAATCATTATGGTGACAGTGAAACATTGGTGTTGTGTTGGGGTGTGTATAGAAGTTATTCATTTTGTTTTGTGGATATGGATTCGACTGGTTTGAGTGGGAATCTGGCAAAGCGGGTGAATGTTAGTCGCTTGGTGCAAACTTCTGTTGGCAAGTTTGGAGTTGAGTTGGAATTTGAGGCCAAATATGTTCCTTTGTACTTGTCATTTTTCTTGAAGTCATCTTTGAATGGAGGGTTGGCGATTATAAGCCATAGGGAAACGAATTTTTGCGTGCCGGTTGGGATGCTTCCGGGTTACCCGGGTCCTTTGGGGCTCTCTTATTCTCCCGATGGATCTGTGAATTTCGCTATTTTCTCAAGACATGCTGAGGGTGTGGTTTTGTGCTTGTATGATGAGAAAGGTGTGGAGAAGCCTGCTTTGGAAGTTGATTTGGATCCCTTTATGAATAGGTCAGGTGACATGTGGCATGTGTCCTTTGAGAGTGTCAAGAGTTACGTGAGCTATGGTTATCGCTGCAGAGGGGGTGTTCACAACGGTGATAGTTCTGCTGAGCATGTTGTCTTGGACCCGTATGCTAAGATTGTTGGTCATTCTTATCCTGGTGGTCTTGGACTAGTGCAGAATCTTGGATGGTTGAGAAAGGAACCTGCTTTTGACTGGGGTGGTGATTTCCACCCTGATTTGCCCATGGAGGAACTAGTGGTTTATAGGTTGAATGTCAAGCGCTTTACACAGCATAAGTCAAGCCAACTTCCAAGTGGTTCAGCTGGGATATTTACTGGTTTGGCTGAGAAGGTTCAGCATTTTAAAGATCTAGGTGTAAATGCTGTTCTGCTGGAGCCGGTTTTCACATTTGATGAAAAAAAAGGACCATATTTTCCTAGCCATTTTTTCTCCCTGATGCACATTTATGGACCATCTGGTGATCCTGTGTCTACTATGGCCTCTATGAAGGAGATGGTTAAAACTATGCATGCCAATGGGATAGAAGTTCTAATGGAAGTAGTTTTCTCAAACACTACTGAGGTTGGCGCTCTACAAGGAATTGATGACTCATCCTACTATCTAGCAAATGGAGATGGTGATTTGAAGATACAGAGTGCTTTGAACTGTAACTATCCTATAGTGAAAAATTTGATTCTGGATAGTCTGCGACATTGGGTGACTGAGTTTCACATTGATGGCTTCTCTTTCATAAATGCTTCACACCTGCTGAGGGGATTTCATGGGGAGTACTTGTCTAGACCTCCATTAGTTGAAGCAATTGCTTTTGACCCAGTACTCTCCAAGACTAAAATCATTGCAGATGGTTGGGATCCTCATGACAAGATAGTGAAGGAAATTCACTTTCCTCATTGGATGAGATGGGCTGAAATGAATGCAAAATTCTGCAATGATGTGAGGAACTTTTTAAGGGGTGAAAATCTTCTTAGCAACCTTGCAACAAGACTTTGTGGGAGTGGAGACATGTTTTCTGGCGGACGAGGCCCCGCATTCTCTTTTAATTACATTGCCAGGTCTGGATTTTCTCTTGTAGACTTGGTAGGCTTCAATAGTGATGAAGAATTAAGTTGGAATTGTGGAGAAGAAGGACCCACCACCAACATGAAGGTCGTTGAAAGACGAAGCAAACAAATCCGTAatttcctcttcatcttgtttGTGTCATTAGGAGTACCTGTTGTGAACATGGGAGATGAATGTGGCCACTACTCTGGTGGTTTTCCTGCATATTATGATATAAAGCCTATCACTTGGAGTTCTTTGACAACAGGGTTTGGTAAACAAATCTCAGAATTCATTTTCTTTATGAGTTCACTGAGAAGGAGGAGGAGTGATCTTCTTCAAAGAAGGAGGTTCTTGAAAGAAGAAAACATAGAATGGTATGGAAGTGATGGGGCTCCACTGAGATGGGAAGATCCATCATGCAAGTTCCTGGCCATGACTTTGAAGACTGAATCATCTTCTGATATATCTGGGGATCTGTTTATTGCTTTCAATGCAGCTGATCACCAAGAAACTACACTTTTACCACTGCCTCCAGAAGGGATGTCATGGTACTGCTTAGTTGACACAACTCTTCCAATTAACAACTTTTTCTCAACAAGTGGTGAAATTGTCCCTGAGATGGAAGCAGGTTTGTTTACTTATACAATCAAATCTCACGGCTGCGCTTTGTTTGAGGCATGTAATCGCACCATTTAA